Proteins co-encoded in one endosymbiont 'TC1' of Trimyema compressum genomic window:
- a CDS encoding murein hydrolase activator EnvC family protein gives MKKQKLTLVILGLFVVSLVPIQGIFGALDQDKQAAESKVAQFRSQLESVKGQADEILGKVESVQKQIDSVKGRIASLDNEKVILEHNIVEKEAQVEVAKAAFDAKKSDVYQRARQVYEDGDTDYTAVVLASFDLTDFINNSEYYSIIKKKETQRVNEIKEERVKLEEQKKELEVAQVALEENKQKAVVEQGNLEVENQKLEISKSIVDEAVASKTSQLNAEEAALASINAEIADAQARYAAQIAALEKEAAGANNNSGGNASGGGTTGGSDTGNTGCGGNTGGGSSGGGNVSSSGFIWPASGSVTSEYGPRWGTMHRGLDIVASHGAPIVAANRGVVLAAGFTGDGFGGKVVIQHANGLITLYGHMSSVGASAGSTVERGQYIGAVGNTGDSFGAHLHFQVSNTGNMYDGVNPRNYLP, from the coding sequence ATGAAAAAGCAAAAGTTAACATTGGTTATTCTTGGCTTATTTGTAGTTTCATTAGTGCCTATTCAGGGTATTTTTGGTGCACTTGACCAGGACAAACAAGCAGCTGAATCTAAAGTAGCACAATTCAGAAGCCAACTAGAGTCTGTAAAGGGTCAGGCAGATGAAATTTTAGGAAAAGTTGAGTCTGTTCAAAAACAGATTGATTCAGTTAAAGGCAGAATTGCTTCTTTAGACAATGAAAAAGTAATATTAGAGCATAACATTGTGGAAAAAGAAGCACAAGTTGAGGTAGCAAAGGCAGCATTTGATGCAAAAAAATCAGATGTTTATCAAAGAGCTAGACAAGTTTATGAAGATGGTGATACTGATTATACTGCTGTTGTACTAGCATCATTTGACTTAACTGATTTTATTAACAATAGTGAATACTATTCCATTATTAAGAAAAAAGAAACCCAAAGGGTTAATGAAATTAAGGAAGAACGGGTTAAACTTGAAGAACAGAAAAAAGAGTTAGAAGTTGCGCAAGTTGCTTTAGAAGAAAATAAGCAAAAAGCTGTTGTAGAGCAAGGAAACTTAGAAGTTGAAAACCAAAAATTAGAGATTTCAAAAAGCATTGTTGATGAAGCTGTTGCTTCAAAAACTAGCCAACTAAATGCTGAAGAAGCTGCACTTGCTAGTATTAATGCTGAAATTGCTGATGCTCAAGCCCGTTATGCAGCTCAAATTGCTGCATTAGAAAAAGAAGCCGCTGGCGCTAATAATAACAGTGGTGGCAATGCCAGTGGTGGTGGAACTACTGGTGGCTCAGACACAGGTAATACTGGCTGCGGTGGCAATACTGGAGGAGGTTCTTCTGGTGGTGGAAATGTTTCATCATCAGGATTTATCTGGCCTGCATCAGGATCTGTAACATCTGAATATGGCCCTAGATGGGGAACTATGCATAGAGGATTAGACATTGTAGCATCTCATGGAGCACCAATTGTTGCAGCAAATAGAGGTGTTGTTTTAGCTGCTGGCTTTACAGGCGATGGCTTTGGTGGAAAAGTAGTTATTCAACATGCAAATGGCTTAATTACACTTTATGGTCATATGAGTTCTGTAGGAGCATCTGCTGGCTCAACTGTTGAAAGAGGACAATATATTGGTGCTGTTGGTAATACAGGTGATAGCTTTGGAGCTCACTTGCACTTCCAAGTAAGTAATACTGGTAATATGTATGATGGGGTTAATCCAAGAAACTATTTACCATAA
- the ftsX gene encoding permease-like cell division protein FtsX: protein MSPKKIFYYIGQAFKSMGRNKLMSFSTILTVAISLFVVGAFAVFIVNASAFIESQSNKTQLAVFVETSYTSEQAQAVGKKLEKISGIESIEYISKEDAMKKTSKKYGGEEQWKEVFGDENPLPYTYNITAINSQDLEGISNAAKSISGVYKVDYAKNLVTQLVNMVESVRIVGIVVIVILFLSAIFLISTTIKLSVYAKRKEIMVMKYVGSSNGFIRGPFVVTGLLLGFMGAIVAALILFGAYYYIMTCWATSISFLQLGYDPIQISIIISGLLISGIIIGIIGSTISLRKYLKV, encoded by the coding sequence ATGAGTCCTAAAAAGATTTTCTATTATATAGGACAGGCTTTCAAATCAATGGGGCGTAACAAGTTAATGAGTTTTTCGACTATTTTAACAGTTGCTATTTCATTATTTGTAGTAGGTGCTTTTGCAGTTTTCATTGTAAATGCAAGTGCTTTTATAGAGTCTCAGAGCAATAAAACTCAATTAGCTGTATTTGTGGAGACATCATACACGTCAGAGCAAGCTCAAGCGGTAGGTAAAAAACTAGAGAAAATATCAGGTATTGAATCAATAGAATATATTTCTAAGGAAGATGCCATGAAAAAAACAAGTAAAAAATACGGTGGAGAAGAACAGTGGAAAGAAGTGTTTGGTGATGAAAATCCATTGCCATATACTTATAATATTACTGCCATTAACTCTCAGGATTTAGAAGGCATTAGCAATGCAGCAAAGTCTATATCAGGAGTTTATAAAGTAGATTATGCAAAGAACTTAGTTACCCAGCTAGTGAATATGGTTGAATCTGTTAGAATTGTTGGTATTGTAGTTATTGTAATCTTATTCTTAAGTGCTATATTTTTAATATCTACAACAATTAAATTATCTGTTTATGCAAAACGTAAAGAAATTATGGTTATGAAATATGTAGGTTCTTCAAATGGCTTTATTAGAGGACCATTTGTAGTTACTGGTTTGCTTTTAGGTTTTATGGGAGCTATAGTAGCAGCACTAATCCTATTTGGCGCATATTATTATATAATGACATGCTGGGCAACTAGTATTAGTTTTTTACAATTGGGTTATGATCCAATTCAAATTAGTATTATTATTAGTGGTTTACTCATCAGTGGTATTATTATTGGTATTATTGGTAGTACTATTTCTTTAAGAAAATACTTAAAGGTTTAG
- the ftsE gene encoding cell division ATP-binding protein FtsE, with amino-acid sequence MNQPAIVRLENVTKIYGNKTIGLDHVSTNIHKGEFVFLIGPSGAGKSTFLKLLFREEKTTSGNIYIGNKNIARLRTKELNTLRKNIGVVWQDFRLLEDRTGYENIAYAMEVLGYNKKEIIDRVPKILKKVGMLHRKDHYPQQLSGGEQQRIAIGRAIINAPKILLADEPSGNVDPSTAVEIMEIFKEINSIGTTIIMATHDRFIVDQLSKRVIELKKGVLLRDQEGGKYTHES; translated from the coding sequence ATGAACCAACCAGCGATTGTGCGTCTTGAAAATGTGACTAAAATCTATGGCAATAAAACCATTGGTTTAGATCACGTTAGCACCAATATTCACAAAGGAGAATTTGTGTTTTTAATTGGACCTAGTGGCGCAGGAAAATCAACATTTTTAAAGTTATTATTCAGAGAAGAAAAAACCACTTCAGGTAATATTTATATTGGCAATAAGAATATTGCCCGGTTAAGAACTAAGGAGTTGAACACCTTGAGAAAGAATATTGGGGTTGTTTGGCAGGACTTTCGTTTACTTGAAGATCGAACCGGTTATGAAAATATTGCCTATGCTATGGAAGTCTTAGGCTACAATAAGAAAGAAATTATTGATAGAGTGCCAAAGATTTTAAAGAAAGTTGGCATGTTACATAGAAAAGACCATTATCCTCAACAACTATCTGGGGGAGAGCAACAAAGAATTGCTATTGGTCGTGCCATAATTAATGCACCTAAAATATTGTTGGCTGATGAGCCATCTGGTAATGTTGACCCTTCAACTGCAGTAGAAATTATGGAGATTTTTAAAGAGATTAATTCAATAGGAACAACAATCATTATGGCAACCCATGACCGTTTTATTGTAGATCAACTTTCTAAAAGGGTTATTGAATTGAAAAAGGGTGTATTACTTAGAGATCAAGAGGGGGGAAAATACACACATGAGTCCTAA
- a CDS encoding transketolase family protein, which translates to MESIATREAYGNALAKLGTRDDIIVLDADLSQSTKTIEFQKVNPSHFFNVGIAEQNLMGIAAGIATTGKIPFASTFAIFAAGRGFEVIRNSIAYPKLNVKIVATHSGLTVGEDGGSHEAIEDISIMRSIPNMTVIVPADGIETEKVIEAIVEYNGPVYVRLGRPKIPVLFENDYKFEIGKHPILKTGDSVTIVACGIMVAKALKVAEKLTAEGINAEVINASTIKPFDDETLLASVKKTGCVVTAEEHSILGGLGGAVCELLAREYPVPVVSIGVQDVFGESGSPDALLEKYGLTEKCIYEGTMKALMKKQGRRGRD; encoded by the coding sequence ATGGAATCAATAGCAACAAGAGAAGCCTATGGCAATGCATTGGCTAAATTAGGAACTAGAGATGATATTATTGTTTTAGACGCTGACTTATCTCAATCTACTAAAACAATAGAATTTCAAAAGGTAAATCCAAGTCATTTCTTTAATGTAGGAATAGCAGAACAAAACTTAATGGGGATTGCTGCAGGTATTGCAACAACGGGTAAAATTCCTTTTGCTAGTACCTTTGCTATTTTTGCAGCAGGAAGAGGCTTTGAAGTTATTCGTAATTCCATTGCCTATCCAAAATTAAATGTGAAGATTGTAGCAACTCACTCTGGATTAACAGTAGGTGAGGATGGTGGAAGCCATGAAGCTATTGAAGATATTAGTATTATGAGAAGCATTCCTAATATGACAGTAATTGTGCCAGCTGATGGTATTGAGACAGAAAAAGTAATTGAGGCTATTGTTGAATACAATGGTCCTGTTTATGTTCGTCTTGGCAGACCTAAAATTCCTGTATTGTTTGAGAATGATTATAAATTTGAAATTGGCAAACATCCTATTTTAAAAACTGGAGATTCTGTAACAATTGTAGCTTGTGGCATTATGGTAGCCAAAGCTTTAAAAGTGGCTGAAAAATTGACAGCTGAAGGTATTAATGCAGAAGTCATTAATGCTTCAACGATTAAACCATTTGATGATGAGACCTTGTTAGCATCTGTTAAAAAGACAGGGTGCGTTGTAACAGCAGAAGAACATTCTATTCTAGGGGGATTGGGTGGCGCTGTTTGTGAACTTCTTGCTCGTGAATATCCTGTACCAGTAGTTAGTATTGGTGTTCAGGATGTTTTTGGTGAATCAGGTTCACCTGATGCATTACTTGAAAAATATGGATTAACAGAAAAATGCATTTACGAAGGTACTATGAAGGCATTGATGAAAAAACAAGGTAGAAGAGGGAGAGACTGA
- a CDS encoding transketolase, with translation MDIDLLQKKALVVRRDIIKMIGEAGSGHPGGSLSAADILVALYYSELKVDPKNPKWDERDRFVLSKGHCVPALYAVLAEKGFFDKELLFTLRKLGSPLQGHPDMVKVPGVEMSTGSLGQGFSVSVGMALSLKVDQKPNRVYALLGDGENQEGIVWEAAMAAGDYKLDNLTAILDNNGLQIDGRCSEVMCVGPLKDKWASFGFCVLMIDGHNMAAILEAFETAKTIKGKPTMIIAKTIKGKGVSFMENQVGWHGKAPNKEQVALALEELV, from the coding sequence ATGGACATAGATTTATTGCAGAAAAAAGCCCTTGTGGTTAGAAGAGACATTATAAAAATGATCGGCGAGGCAGGTTCAGGACATCCAGGAGGATCTCTATCCGCAGCTGATATTTTAGTTGCCTTATACTATAGTGAACTAAAAGTTGATCCTAAGAACCCTAAATGGGACGAAAGGGATCGTTTTGTGTTATCAAAAGGCCATTGTGTTCCAGCCTTATATGCTGTTTTAGCAGAAAAGGGTTTTTTTGACAAAGAACTATTATTTACTCTTAGAAAATTAGGTAGCCCTTTACAAGGTCATCCAGATATGGTTAAAGTTCCTGGGGTTGAAATGTCTACAGGTTCTCTGGGGCAGGGCTTTTCAGTATCAGTAGGTATGGCTCTCAGCTTAAAAGTAGATCAAAAACCTAATAGAGTATATGCTTTATTAGGGGATGGTGAAAACCAAGAAGGTATTGTATGGGAAGCTGCAATGGCAGCTGGAGACTATAAATTAGATAATTTAACAGCCATTTTAGATAACAATGGTCTTCAGATTGATGGTCGTTGTTCCGAAGTAATGTGTGTAGGGCCCTTAAAAGATAAATGGGCTTCTTTTGGTTTTTGTGTTCTGATGATAGATGGTCATAATATGGCTGCTATTTTAGAAGCTTTTGAAACAGCAAAAACCATTAAGGGAAAGCCAACAATGATTATTGCTAAGACAATAAAAGGAAAAGGTGTTTCCTTTATGGAAAACCAGGTTGGTTGGCATGGCAAGGCGCCAAATAAAGAACAAGTAGCCTTAGCTTTAGAAGAGTTGGTGTAG
- the secA gene encoding preprotein translocase subunit SecA — protein sequence MLKFLESLLSDSKKTIKKLRPVVDRINGFEEKMAVLTDEELAAKTISYKERIAKGESLGDLLPEAFAITREAAKRVLGMRHFDVQLIGGAVLHQGRISEMKTGEGKTLVATLPVYLNALSGNGVHVITVNDYLATRDSEWMGQIYKFLGMDVGLIIHSIHPFERKSEYAKDIVYGTNNEFGFDYLRDNMAVTEESMAQRKLNYAIVDEVDSILIDEARTPLIISGEADKPTSMYETVAKVMPSLKKDVDFTLDEKQRLATLTEEGLSKVEKMLGASRVYEDDNGELGHHINQALVAQNVMKKDVDYIIKDGEIVIVDQFTGRLMYGRRYSNGLHQAIEAKEKVKIQKESQTLATITFQNYFRMYDKLAGMTGTAKTEEDEFRSIYGMDVVVIPTNVEVNRVDADDVIYRTEVGKFKAIAAEVAERHKSGQPVLVGTIGIDKSEALSGLLKRQGIPHQILNAKHHEKEAEIISKAGEMGAVTIATNMAGRGTDIVLGEGVQDVGGLCVIGSERHESRRIDNQLRGRAGRQGDPGRSQFYISSEDDLLRVYGGDRIQSLLKMSTNDDTPIDNALLTKSIERAQKAVESRNFEMRKQVLEYDNIMNQQREIIYRQRRDVLLGEDMKTNVISMIEDVIENAAHRFSNGEEYVENWDMDGLLMYASQSFLPNRGVTKEELLKLSQEEIKMLFREKAMEAYEQKEVAVSPEVMRFLEKQVVLRSVDSKWMDHIDAMDQLRQGIGLRAYGQKNPLTEYNFESYDMFQNMVADIKEEVTRLIYRVTVVEKQEGPKNVRENKYEEENKQSVRTGKKVGRNDPCPCGSCKKYKQCCGR from the coding sequence ATGTTAAAATTTTTAGAATCACTATTAAGCGATAGTAAAAAAACAATTAAAAAGTTAAGACCTGTTGTAGATAGAATCAATGGGTTTGAAGAAAAAATGGCTGTTTTAACAGATGAGGAGCTAGCGGCTAAAACCATAAGCTATAAAGAGCGAATTGCTAAAGGGGAGTCTTTAGGTGACTTATTGCCAGAAGCTTTTGCTATAACAAGAGAAGCAGCCAAGCGCGTGTTAGGAATGCGTCATTTTGATGTACAGTTAATCGGTGGTGCCGTCTTACACCAAGGCAGAATTTCCGAGATGAAAACAGGGGAAGGTAAAACTTTAGTGGCAACCTTACCTGTGTATTTAAATGCTTTAAGTGGGAACGGTGTCCATGTGATTACAGTCAATGATTACTTAGCTACTAGAGACAGTGAATGGATGGGGCAAATATATAAATTCTTAGGAATGGATGTTGGTCTAATTATTCATAGTATTCATCCTTTTGAGAGGAAAAGTGAGTATGCGAAAGATATTGTTTATGGAACTAATAATGAATTTGGCTTTGACTATTTAAGAGATAATATGGCTGTTACTGAGGAGTCAATGGCTCAGCGAAAGTTAAATTATGCTATTGTGGATGAGGTTGATAGTATTTTAATTGATGAAGCTAGAACACCCCTTATTATTTCTGGCGAGGCAGATAAACCAACATCTATGTATGAAACAGTTGCCAAAGTAATGCCTTCACTGAAAAAAGATGTAGATTTCACATTGGATGAGAAACAACGGTTAGCTACGCTAACAGAAGAGGGTTTATCAAAAGTTGAGAAAATGCTAGGTGCTTCTAGAGTATATGAAGATGATAATGGTGAGCTAGGGCATCATATTAACCAAGCTCTAGTCGCTCAAAATGTGATGAAAAAAGACGTTGACTATATTATAAAAGATGGCGAAATTGTTATTGTTGACCAATTTACTGGACGATTAATGTATGGAAGACGCTATAGCAATGGTTTACACCAAGCTATTGAGGCTAAGGAAAAGGTTAAAATTCAAAAAGAATCACAAACACTGGCTACTATAACATTCCAAAACTATTTTAGAATGTATGATAAGTTAGCTGGTATGACAGGTACAGCTAAAACTGAGGAAGATGAATTCCGTTCAATTTACGGTATGGATGTAGTTGTTATTCCTACAAATGTTGAAGTGAATAGAGTAGATGCAGATGATGTAATTTATAGAACTGAAGTGGGTAAATTTAAGGCTATAGCTGCAGAAGTTGCTGAAAGACATAAAAGTGGACAGCCAGTATTAGTTGGTACGATAGGAATTGATAAATCGGAAGCTTTAAGTGGGCTCTTAAAAAGACAAGGTATTCCTCACCAAATACTTAATGCCAAGCATCATGAAAAAGAGGCGGAAATTATTTCTAAAGCAGGAGAAATGGGGGCTGTAACTATTGCCACCAATATGGCTGGCCGTGGTACCGACATTGTTTTAGGTGAAGGGGTTCAGGATGTGGGTGGTCTTTGTGTAATTGGTTCTGAAAGACATGAATCAAGACGTATTGATAATCAGCTAAGAGGTCGCGCTGGTCGTCAAGGTGATCCGGGAAGAAGCCAATTCTATATTTCCAGTGAGGATGATTTGTTACGTGTTTATGGTGGCGATAGAATTCAGAGCTTACTTAAAATGAGTACAAATGATGATACGCCAATTGATAATGCTTTATTAACTAAAAGTATTGAAAGAGCACAAAAAGCAGTTGAAAGTAGAAACTTTGAAATGCGTAAACAAGTTCTTGAATATGATAATATAATGAATCAGCAAAGGGAAATTATTTATCGCCAAAGAAGAGATGTTCTTTTAGGTGAAGATATGAAGACTAATGTGATTTCCATGATTGAAGATGTTATTGAAAATGCTGCACATCGTTTTTCAAATGGTGAAGAGTATGTTGAAAACTGGGATATGGATGGTCTTTTAATGTATGCTAGTCAAAGCTTTTTACCAAATAGAGGGGTAACAAAAGAAGAACTTTTAAAATTATCTCAAGAAGAAATTAAAATGTTGTTTAGGGAAAAAGCTATGGAAGCTTACGAACAAAAAGAAGTAGCCGTTAGCCCAGAGGTAATGCGCTTTTTAGAAAAGCAAGTTGTTCTTCGCTCGGTAGATAGTAAGTGGATGGATCATATTGATGCTATGGATCAGTTGAGACAAGGTATTGGTCTTCGTGCTTATGGACAGAAAAATCCATTGACTGAATACAACTTTGAAAGTTATGATATGTTTCAAAATATGGTTGCGGATATTAAAGAGGAAGTTACCCGACTTATTTATAGAGTAACTGTTGTTGAGAAACAAGAAGGTCCAAAAAATGTTCGTGAAAACAAATATGAAGAAGAAAACAAACAAAGTGTCAGAACTGGTAAAAAAGTAGGTAGAAATGACCCATGTCCTTGTGGCAGTTGTAAAAAATATAAACAATGCTGTGGGAGATAA
- the nth gene encoding endonuclease III, with amino-acid sequence MATTDKRKLRIIGELKCLYPDAKGELDFTTPFELLVATILSAQTTDKQVNKVTKSLFKVAGTPEGMVNLSPSELTEYIRSIGLYRNKQKHLSAMALKLIEDFYGIVPKTQKELMTLPGVGQKTANVVVSNAFGVPAIAVDTHVFRVSNRLGLVKENDVTKTEEALKKVLNEKDWSQMHHCLIYHGRRVCKARNPLCQECTLRDDCRYYIKALKK; translated from the coding sequence ATGGCAACAACAGATAAAAGAAAATTAAGAATAATAGGAGAATTAAAATGTCTTTATCCTGATGCCAAAGGTGAACTTGATTTTACGACGCCTTTTGAATTACTTGTTGCAACTATATTGTCAGCTCAAACTACAGATAAGCAAGTTAACAAAGTAACTAAGTCATTATTTAAGGTAGCAGGAACCCCAGAAGGAATGGTTAATCTGTCGCCTTCTGAATTGACAGAGTATATTAGAAGTATTGGTTTGTATAGAAATAAACAAAAACATCTTTCAGCTATGGCCTTAAAATTAATTGAAGATTTTTATGGTATTGTTCCTAAGACCCAAAAAGAATTAATGACCTTGCCAGGAGTCGGTCAAAAAACAGCTAATGTAGTAGTTAGTAATGCCTTTGGAGTGCCTGCAATAGCTGTAGATACTCATGTTTTTAGAGTATCTAATCGTTTAGGATTAGTTAAAGAAAACGATGTAACTAAAACCGAGGAGGCTTTAAAGAAAGTGTTAAATGAAAAGGATTGGAGTCAGATGCATCACTGTTTAATTTATCATGGAAGAAGAGTCTGTAAAGCTAGAAATCCTCTTTGTCAGGAGTGTACTTTAAGAGATGACTGTAGATACTATATTAAGGCATTAAAAAAATAA
- a CDS encoding deoxyribonuclease IV, producing the protein MLNIGCHLTVSKGYEYMGEKILELGGNTFQFFFRNPRGGKAKALNMEDVAKLEAIMVENNFAPILAHAPYTLNMAGQKEDVYDFAKMAFREDLERLESLPCHLYNFHPGSHTGKGIEWGMERIIKGLEEVVFKECTTTILFEGMAGKGSEIGSTLEELAFLLKHVTYPEKFGVCLDTCHLWETGYDLVDDLDGVLEKADNLIGIDKVKAIHLNDSKNPLGAHKDRHERIGEGTLGIDTIYNIITHPFLKDKPFYLETPNEEVGYKSEISLLKELVAHGNNR; encoded by the coding sequence ATGCTGAATATTGGATGTCATTTAACTGTTTCAAAAGGTTATGAATATATGGGGGAAAAGATTTTAGAATTAGGAGGAAATACATTTCAGTTTTTTTTCCGTAATCCTAGAGGTGGAAAAGCTAAGGCATTAAACATGGAAGATGTTGCAAAGCTTGAAGCCATTATGGTGGAAAATAATTTTGCACCTATTTTAGCTCATGCTCCTTATACTTTAAATATGGCTGGGCAAAAAGAAGATGTCTATGACTTTGCTAAAATGGCTTTTAGGGAAGATTTAGAACGCCTTGAATCCCTGCCTTGCCACCTTTATAATTTTCATCCAGGTAGCCATACAGGAAAAGGCATAGAATGGGGAATGGAGAGAATTATAAAAGGTCTTGAAGAAGTGGTTTTCAAAGAATGTACAACAACTATTCTTTTTGAGGGAATGGCTGGCAAAGGTTCTGAAATAGGCAGTACCTTAGAAGAGTTAGCCTTTTTACTTAAGCACGTTACATATCCAGAAAAGTTTGGTGTCTGTTTAGATACCTGCCATCTATGGGAAACTGGTTATGATTTAGTTGATGATTTAGATGGGGTTTTAGAAAAAGCAGATAACTTAATTGGTATTGATAAAGTAAAGGCAATTCATTTAAATGACTCGAAGAATCCATTAGGAGCTCATAAAGATCGCCATGAAAGAATTGGTGAAGGGACCTTAGGAATTGATACAATTTATAACATTATTACCCATCCTTTTCTTAAAGATAAACCTTTTTATTTAGAAACACCTAATGAAGAGGTAGGCTATAAAAGTGAAATATCATTGTTAAAGGAATTAGTAGCACATGGCAACAACAGATAA
- a CDS encoding nucleoside kinase, with product MEKKLFYWGKLSKKKIAEIAKHITDNCHKYHLVIVAGPSSSGKTTFTNKLAIALEVNGKKPIIISMDDYYLNRDQTPLGPDGEPDFEAVDAIDIPLFQKDLESLISGTTIPVPSFNFKTGMREYRGQLFTKEPGSPIIIEGIHGLNPRLTNRVPSHLKYMVYVTTLTQLNILINTITLECLKHV from the coding sequence ATGGAAAAGAAATTGTTTTACTGGGGGAAGCTCTCCAAGAAAAAAATTGCAGAGATTGCCAAGCATATTACCGATAATTGTCATAAATATCACTTAGTTATTGTTGCTGGACCATCATCATCAGGTAAGACTACTTTTACGAATAAGCTTGCCATTGCTCTTGAAGTAAATGGCAAAAAGCCTATTATAATTTCTATGGATGACTATTATTTGAATCGCGACCAAACACCACTGGGTCCTGATGGAGAACCAGATTTTGAGGCAGTGGATGCTATTGACATTCCTCTGTTTCAAAAGGATTTAGAATCCTTAATATCGGGAACAACTATTCCTGTTCCTTCCTTTAACTTTAAGACTGGAATGAGAGAGTATAGGGGTCAATTATTTACAAAGGAACCGGGTTCACCAATTATAATTGAAGGTATTCATGGTTTAAATCCAAGATTGACGAATAGAGTTCCAAGTCATTTGAAGTATATGGTTTATGTGACTACCTTGACTCAATTAAATATATTGATCAATACAATCACATTAGAGTGTCTGAAGCACGTTTAA
- a CDS encoding DEAD/DEAH box helicase, with amino-acid sequence MSDFRKLGINESLTKILTEKGSDKPFPVQERAIPFLLKGKSSVIEAPTGSGKTLAYVLPIVDAVKAENKYVQFVVVVPTKELGAQVTKVIQDFTDSVLFLPDGVGVKRQVEKLKKSKPAIVVGVPSRLNELMDYGKIKSSHLRGLVIDESDKVLRGSNERAIKSIIQSALKTMPLYFFSATFKYKDIELMKSYREDLEVVQLEEGSNTLVKHYYIMVDKQRKTQSLFYLLQSFNINKAVVFINRSEGVDGLVNRILKQRRKIFKLHTNMTMEERKKVLQDFRHATLAILITTDVFSRGLDIPDTDGVIHYDLPRTGEIYMHRSGRTGRGYQKGRVICMVSESEKGAFYGMRKTVDVHIQQIGLNKDKSIVFLRGTAKKKGSF; translated from the coding sequence GTGAGTGACTTTAGAAAGTTAGGGATTAATGAATCCTTAACTAAAATATTAACTGAAAAAGGATCTGATAAACCTTTTCCTGTTCAGGAAAGAGCTATTCCCTTTTTATTGAAGGGAAAAAGTAGCGTTATTGAAGCACCTACAGGTTCCGGTAAAACATTGGCTTATGTATTGCCAATTGTAGATGCAGTAAAAGCAGAAAATAAATATGTGCAGTTTGTTGTTGTAGTCCCTACTAAAGAGTTAGGTGCTCAAGTAACTAAAGTTATTCAGGATTTTACTGATAGTGTTCTATTTTTACCAGATGGGGTGGGTGTCAAAAGACAGGTTGAAAAACTAAAAAAAAGCAAACCTGCTATTGTAGTAGGGGTTCCTTCAAGACTCAATGAATTAATGGATTATGGGAAAATAAAAAGCAGTCATTTGAGAGGATTAGTAATAGATGAAAGTGATAAAGTGCTAAGGGGCTCTAATGAAAGGGCCATTAAATCAATTATCCAAAGTGCCCTGAAGACTATGCCTCTTTATTTTTTTTCGGCAACCTTTAAATATAAAGATATTGAATTAATGAAATCTTATAGAGAAGATTTAGAGGTGGTGCAATTAGAGGAAGGCTCAAATACACTGGTGAAACACTACTATATTATGGTGGATAAGCAAAGGAAAACTCAAAGTTTGTTTTATTTACTACAAAGTTTTAATATTAATAAAGCAGTTGTTTTCATTAATCGATCAGAGGGTGTTGATGGTTTAGTTAATCGTATCTTAAAACAAAGAAGAAAAATATTTAAGCTACATACAAATATGACCATGGAGGAACGTAAAAAGGTACTTCAAGACTTTAGGCATGCAACATTAGCTATTCTAATTACTACAGATGTTTTTTCTAGAGGTTTAGATATTCCTGATACAGATGGTGTCATTCACTATGACTTGCCTAGAACAGGGGAAATTTATATGCATAGAAGTGGCCGAACTGGAAGAGGCTATCAGAAAGGTCGTGTTATCTGTATGGTTTCTGAAAGCGAAAAAGGAGCATTTTATGGTATGCGAAAAACTGTTGATGTGCACATCCAACAGATTGGATTAAATAAAGATAAGTCTATTGTGTTTTTGAGAGGGACTGCCAAAAAGAAAGGAAGTTTTTAG